GGTGCATGTCCTAATACAGCTTTGGTTAATAAGTTTAGCGACTGGATAGATAATAATAATCTATTTGAAGCTGAATTCTTGGGTTGCAATTTTACTTGGTCGAATAGACAATCGGGTGTTAGAAGAATCATTAGTAAGTTAGACCGGGCTGtaataaatgagttttggttgaatcgttttgagaattggcggtgtaaatctcttcctagggaagtttccgaCCATTCTCCCCTCATCGGGTAAACTTTTGTTAATACTAGGCCAAAAAGGTCTCCTTTCCGTgttcaaaagatgtggttttcaCATCCATATTTCATGAGAATGGTGCAGGATAGTTGGAATGCTCCTTTGGAGGGGAATCCAACTTATGTTTTTGCTCAGAAATTAAAAAGGCTCAAGGCTTATATGAAGGTATGGAATCAACAGGTTTTTGGTAATGTTTATGTCAGATTGAAGCAAGCGCAACTTAGGCTTCAGAATGCTTTAAGAATAGCTGATGAAAACCCTTTTGATTTGCATAAAAATAATGTGATGAAAGAAGTGTCAGTTGAAGTTAATAACATTCGTATGCAGTTGGCTACAATGTTGAAGCAAAAATCTAAAAATCAGTGGTTGGTTGAGGGTGCAAGTAACACTAGTTTCTTTCACAATAATATTAGGATTCTAAGGAGTAGTAATGCTATTTCGGAGCTTGTGGATGATCATGGGGTGACTATTTCAGATTGTGATCATATTAGAGATCTTGCGGTGAACTATTTTATAAACAAATTCAACGGAGATGTTTCTGTCCCTGTGGACTCTCTTTTTGATGTGGAGCATGAGAGTATTACGATTGAGGAGAGTGGTCATACAGATCAAACTCCTTCTTTTGAAGAAATTTATGAAGCGGTGTTCTCTTTGGGTGCGGATAGTGCTCCAGGGCCTTATGGGTTTGCTGGCTTTTTCTAGAGACATTGTTGGGAAGTTATAATTCATGATATGGTGAATGCTATTTTTTATTGTTGGGTGAATAAGACCATTCCTCATGGATTTAATTCAAGCCTAATGTTGCTGCTTCCTAAGAAAAGAGGTGCTAATACTCTTAATAATTTTAGACCAATTggtattagtaatttttctttaaAGTTTTTACTAAGATATTGGCTACTCGGATTGGTAGTGTTTTGGGTAATCTTGTTTCTGAGGAGCAGGTTGCTTTTATGAAGggtagaaatatccatgaaaataTTAGCCTTGCttcggagatggtgaatgaaaTCCAAATCAAACGGAAAGATGGAAATGTTGGTTTGAAGCTGGATATTACACAAGCATTAGATACAATTAGTTGGAGTTTTATTTTGGAGGTGTTTAGAAGGTATGTTTTCTCGGAATGGTGGTGTGATTGGATTCTCAAATATTTTAAAATCTGCTAGGATTTCTGTGCTTGTCAATGGTAATCCGGAGGGTTATTCCAGTATAGATAGAGGGATTCGTCAGGGGGATCCGCTATCTCCACTGATTTTTGtgttgattgaggatgttcttagtagaaataTCACGAAGCTTTTTCGTGAGGGTGCTAGGCCCACTATAGTCTCAAGAAAAGGTATCTCTCCCACCCATTTGTTTTTTGCTGACGACATTATGATTtattgcaagggaaatatgaagagcttGAGAAATCATGTAGCTCTTTTGGGTTATTATCAGCGTGCTTCTGGCCAAACTGTTAGTCGAGCTAAGAGTAAAATATATTATGGAGGAGGTTCTTTGCGGAGGAGAGCAACGATTTCTGATTTTTTGGGGATGCCTATTGCGACTTTCACGGTGTTTGaggggtgaaaacagtttctgctggtttcggtaatttcgtgtgatgtgggtgagaaacaagtctaaaccctaaacaatatactgcaagggactactttagattcgagagaacaatttgtacaagtccggcctaaaccaagaaatggccgttccagacttgcttcggtcacaaagtggaggagaaaggttggtttttgggagggaagcgaagagagtgttgagaccaggatagttgattctggaagagtagtggtttgacgacttgtatcagaaagtggaaagctaacatatggaaagctatcaaatgttttctgagtgttgtatgctcctgacccgaACTTGTTGTtctgtggaaataggtaagacctatttatacaagtcgaagtgaaacatactctcgtctcgtaagaaatggaacatggatgagtaaatgggaggaggtggtaacttgtaacgcctggaattgatgttccataattgaaggaaagcgtttcaccattactccatgtatttactagacgctcatccttatgacactgtcttgtaacgggcgtagtgtacgctgcacgctgtaaaccgccaaattaataccccagtgagcatcccccagtttgtgacatgtgttgatgtctcgagtgtttttgtggaaaacatgtagcatgttgctgctatTTAGCAAGTTGAACTAGGGAGACTTgctggctcggtggtgaccttcgacggtcgagattttgcatcttgagaggaagggtagacgttgattattgcaacccttcgtttggtagccagcggatgaaggcgtggctggcatggctttaacatggttaggcatggccaatctaggattttggcatagtttaggcgcggtcaaaaactagggttttggcatagtttgggcgcgaccaaaattagggcttggcgttgggccaaaggttgacacgcgttagctggtgaccttggacggctaagatctgcatcttagatggaagggtggtcgttgattgtcgcaacccttcgttttggcagccaacgtcgtgaaggaaaggctggcatggtttcggcacagtggcgtggttggcatgccttggctgccaaaacgaagggttgcgacaatcaacggcgtggaggaaaggctggcatgtttggcatgccttggcgcggcgaTCTTGGAcagttgagatctgcatctcagatggaagggtggccgttgattgttgctacccttcgttttggcagccgtgaaggaaaggccgacatggtttaggcgtggccaagctaggattttgggatagtttaggcgcgaccaaaactagggttttggcatagtttgggcgcggccaaaattaggacttctcgttgggccaaaggttaccacgcgttagctagcgaccttggacggctaagatcttcatctcaggtggaagggtggtcgttgattgtttcaacccttcgtttttgCAGTCATCGCCGTGCATGGCATGTTgggacggctggcatggttggcatgccttggagcggagatgtggctggcatggttttccattggcacggtggtgcggctggcatggttggcatgccctggcgcggagacgtggctggcatggtttgccattggaagggtggtgcagctggcatggttggcatgccttggcgcggagacgtggctggcatggttttcaattgacacggtggtgcg
This portion of the Papaver somniferum cultivar HN1 chromosome 11, ASM357369v1, whole genome shotgun sequence genome encodes:
- the LOC113324511 gene encoding uncharacterized protein LOC113324511; the encoded protein is MVQDSWNAPLEGNPTYVFAQKLKRLKAYMKVWNQQVFGNVYVRLKQAQLRLQNALRIADENPFDLHKNNVMKEVSVEVNNIRMQLATMLKQKSKNQWLVEGASNTSFFHNNIRILRSSNAISELVDDHGVTISDCDHIRDLAVNYFINKFNGDVSVPVDSLFDVEHESITIEESGHTDQTPSFEEIYEAVFSLGADSAPGPYGVLGNLVSEEQVAFMKGRNIHENISLASEMVNEIQIKRKDGNVGLKLDITQALDTISWSFILEVFRSIDRGIRQGDPLSPLIFVLIEDVLSRNITKLFREGARPTIVSRKGISPTHLFFADDIMIYCKGNMKSLRNHVALLGYYQRASGQTVSRAKSKIYYGGGSLRRRATISDFLGMPIATFTVFEG